In one window of Tumebacillus algifaecis DNA:
- a CDS encoding FAD-dependent oxidoreductase has protein sequence MEKFDAVVVGAGPAGAAAALTMARAGLSVVLLERGEFPGSKNVFGGVIYRKQLEDIVPEFWKEAPLERKIIEQNLWIMGQEAVTKLGHRNEGFKDPANCWTGMRVKFDQWFANKAVEAGALPVYETVALELIREGNKVVGVRTDREDGDLYADVVVIADGVNSLLGKSLGIHKEWAPDQVSLAVKEQIFLPKEKILDRFGLEGDEGATIEFAGETSLGMTGLGFLYTNKESISLGIGVMVSDLKKSRVKPYHLLEEVKKHPAIRKLIQGGETKEYAGHLIPEGGLHAVPQLSGDGWVVCGDAAQLINFVHREGTNLAMTSGRLAGEAIIGAKEKGDYSKSALSLYDRQVAASFIRKDLKKYQGLHGLLNEIDPKLLFSDLPRALNAAAFEMLKVDGKSKAEKQRYAINQIKQTAGGTWDLVKLGWKGWRAING, from the coding sequence ATGGAAAAATTTGATGCAGTCGTCGTCGGCGCTGGTCCGGCAGGAGCCGCCGCAGCTCTGACGATGGCGCGTGCAGGGCTGTCGGTCGTGCTGTTGGAGCGAGGGGAGTTCCCCGGTTCGAAAAACGTCTTTGGCGGTGTGATCTATCGCAAGCAGTTGGAGGACATCGTGCCAGAGTTCTGGAAGGAAGCGCCGCTGGAGCGCAAAATAATCGAACAGAACTTATGGATCATGGGTCAAGAAGCGGTGACCAAGCTCGGGCACAGAAATGAAGGATTTAAAGATCCTGCGAACTGCTGGACAGGGATGCGGGTGAAATTTGATCAGTGGTTTGCCAACAAAGCGGTAGAAGCGGGTGCCTTGCCCGTCTACGAAACGGTCGCGCTGGAATTGATCCGCGAAGGCAACAAAGTGGTCGGTGTTCGCACCGATCGCGAGGATGGCGACCTCTATGCGGATGTGGTCGTCATCGCCGATGGGGTCAACTCGCTGCTTGGCAAATCGCTTGGCATTCACAAGGAGTGGGCGCCCGATCAAGTGTCACTGGCCGTGAAAGAGCAGATTTTTTTGCCGAAAGAAAAGATTCTAGACCGTTTTGGGCTGGAAGGCGATGAAGGGGCGACGATCGAGTTTGCCGGGGAAACATCGCTTGGCATGACCGGTCTTGGTTTTCTGTACACCAACAAGGAATCGATCTCGCTTGGCATCGGCGTGATGGTGTCAGACCTGAAAAAAAGCAGGGTCAAGCCCTATCATCTGCTCGAAGAGGTCAAAAAGCACCCGGCCATTCGTAAACTGATACAGGGTGGAGAAACGAAGGAGTATGCAGGGCACCTGATTCCGGAAGGCGGTTTGCATGCGGTGCCGCAGCTGTCTGGCGATGGCTGGGTCGTCTGCGGCGACGCGGCGCAACTGATCAACTTCGTCCATCGGGAAGGGACCAACCTCGCGATGACCTCCGGGCGATTGGCTGGTGAAGCGATCATCGGGGCGAAAGAAAAAGGCGACTATTCAAAATCCGCCTTGTCGCTGTACGACCGCCAAGTGGCCGCTTCGTTTATCCGCAAAGACCTCAAGAAATATCAAGGTTTGCACGGTCTGCTCAATGAGATCGATCCCAAATTGCTCTTCTCCGACCTCCCGCGGGCGCTCAACGCTGCCGCTTTTGAGATGCTCAAGGTCGATGGAAAGAGCAAAGCGGAAAAACAACGCTATGCGATCAACCAGATCAAACAGACGGCCGGCGGCACATGGGATCTTGTCAAACTGGGCTGGAAGGGATGGAGGGCGATCAACGGATGA
- a CDS encoding electron transfer flavoprotein subunit alpha/FixB family protein, whose translation MAAENKKQNVPDDMPDWSAYRGVMIFVEQRAGHAKSVSWQLLGEGRKLADKLEVDLIALVIGHDVDNLAKDAIAYGADRVYIADAPELKDYRTRPYSRVALQVIREVKPEIVLFGATATGRDLAGAIATHLPTGLTADCTILDVEPHPSRLLLASRPAFSEKMLATILCKQYRPQMATARAGVFEAAPYDPTRQGEIHSVPSLMAEEEIDAQVLQFIEATERFDLEEAEIIVAGGRGLGGPDSFQLLQELADALGGVVGASRAAVDAGWIGHAHQVGQTGYTVRPKLYLAVGISGAVQHLVGMQNSDCILAINRDPDAPIFKVANFAIVGDLFKIVPALTEAIKAKRAAQSTASAQEPIPQEVVD comes from the coding sequence ATGGCAGCAGAGAACAAAAAGCAGAACGTGCCTGACGATATGCCCGACTGGTCGGCCTATCGCGGTGTGATGATCTTTGTCGAACAGCGGGCCGGTCACGCGAAAAGCGTTTCTTGGCAATTGCTTGGTGAGGGACGGAAACTGGCCGACAAATTGGAAGTCGATCTGATCGCTCTTGTCATCGGCCACGATGTGGACAATTTGGCTAAGGACGCGATCGCATACGGAGCAGATCGCGTGTACATCGCCGATGCTCCGGAGTTGAAAGACTACCGAACCAGACCGTACTCACGGGTGGCACTTCAGGTGATTCGCGAGGTCAAACCGGAGATCGTGCTCTTTGGAGCGACGGCGACGGGCCGTGACTTAGCAGGCGCGATTGCCACGCATTTGCCGACCGGACTCACCGCCGACTGCACCATCCTTGACGTGGAACCGCACCCGAGTCGTCTCTTGCTAGCGTCCCGCCCCGCTTTTTCTGAGAAGATGTTAGCGACAATCCTGTGCAAGCAGTATCGCCCACAGATGGCGACCGCCCGCGCTGGTGTGTTTGAAGCCGCACCGTATGATCCGACGCGCCAAGGCGAGATTCACTCCGTACCATCGCTGATGGCAGAAGAGGAAATTGACGCGCAGGTGCTGCAATTCATCGAGGCGACGGAGCGTTTTGACCTCGAAGAAGCGGAGATCATCGTCGCAGGGGGCCGCGGCCTTGGCGGGCCCGATTCGTTTCAACTGCTCCAAGAGCTGGCCGATGCGCTGGGCGGTGTGGTCGGAGCATCACGCGCTGCAGTCGATGCGGGCTGGATCGGGCACGCCCATCAAGTCGGACAGACAGGTTACACGGTACGCCCGAAACTCTACCTTGCTGTCGGGATCTCCGGAGCTGTGCAACATCTGGTCGGCATGCAAAACTCAGACTGCATCCTCGCGATCAACCGTGATCCAGATGCGCCGATCTTTAAAGTGGCCAATTTCGCAATCGTAGGCGATCTGTTCAAGATCGTTCCGGCGTTGACCGAGGCGATCAAAGCAAAGCGGGCGGCACAATCGACTGCATCAGCCCAAGAGCCAATTCCGCAAGAGGTCGTCGACTAG
- a CDS encoding electron transfer flavoprotein subunit beta/FixA family protein, protein MMLHIVVCVKQVPDSREIRIDPKTNTLIRDGVPAIANFYDLHGLEEALRIKETVGAKITVVCMGPPPAEKSLKQCISLGADGAVLVTDRGFAGADTLATSYVLGLTIQKVSAVFGPVDIVFCGKQTLDGDTGQVGPGIACRLDLEQLTYVSKVEHIDVDKRRITVQRLLEDGVEVVQTKMPVLITALKELNKVRRAPLPGMIRAAQFKPVIWTTQDFPELDRSKIGLKGSPTIVAKTWVPASKQVNTAFLEGDTPEAVAGAALEKLWETELPTRFGW, encoded by the coding sequence ATGATGCTACATATCGTGGTCTGTGTTAAACAAGTGCCGGACTCCCGGGAGATTCGCATCGACCCAAAGACGAATACGCTGATTCGCGACGGGGTTCCGGCGATTGCGAATTTTTATGATCTGCATGGATTGGAAGAGGCGCTGCGCATCAAAGAGACGGTGGGCGCTAAAATCACGGTGGTCTGCATGGGACCTCCGCCTGCGGAGAAGTCATTGAAACAATGCATCTCGCTTGGTGCTGACGGCGCAGTTCTCGTCACCGACCGCGGTTTTGCAGGTGCGGACACGCTCGCCACATCATATGTGCTGGGTCTGACGATTCAGAAAGTGTCCGCCGTGTTCGGTCCGGTAGACATCGTGTTCTGCGGCAAGCAAACGCTCGATGGCGATACAGGACAAGTGGGTCCGGGCATTGCCTGCCGTCTCGACTTGGAGCAGTTGACCTACGTGTCGAAAGTGGAACATATCGACGTGGACAAGCGGCGCATCACCGTCCAGCGCCTGCTCGAGGACGGGGTCGAGGTGGTGCAGACCAAGATGCCCGTTTTGATCACGGCGCTCAAAGAATTGAACAAAGTGCGTCGCGCGCCGCTACCAGGTATGATTCGCGCCGCACAATTCAAGCCGGTGATTTGGACAACCCAAGACTTTCCGGAACTGGACCGAAGCAAGATCGGTCTGAAAGGGTCCCCGACGATCGTGGCCAAAACGTGGGTTCCCGCATCGAAACAGGTCAACACCGCATTTCTGGAAGGCGATACGCCAGAAGCGGTGGCAGGTGCTGCGCTCGAGAAGCTTTGGGAAACGGAACTGCCGACCCGCTTCGGATGGTAA
- a CDS encoding helix-turn-helix domain-containing protein, with protein sequence MESLGRKIRQRRQEKGLTQSQLAEGLVSASAISQIEADKINPSYKLLLQIAERLEVPLDYFLTETGEYLEQATSHKLAKTFIMAKEYSNAVPILDNLLATGAGDELDLMMDLSTCFIHLDNLSTVKELLEKAMTMSLKADDHRAHVWSLHRLGLVYYKQHNISLAMHYWQRAYDSLLEMGVDDSFLKAEITTNLAITYNRLGHYDQSTHLFLNSQDLLKNSSNLYHLATNYLGLGLSLYGKKEYQQAQEYWQEAVTLFKSLDHIHYSIQVKENFGILRGELGDYAAALEILQECLRQYQELGSDKQLSNTHAEIAKVLLRLERDEEAAEHVEHAFALCEPNSMYHAQCYNVRSLLHAYRQENEAAIEAALLGAEVFRTLDMVHDYHKMRLHVSDLFKKLGDYKSSTEILEETQQYIQHFFKEKGILL encoded by the coding sequence ATGGAATCTCTTGGCCGGAAGATCAGGCAGAGGCGTCAGGAAAAAGGACTGACCCAGAGCCAACTCGCCGAAGGTTTGGTTAGCGCCAGCGCGATCTCGCAGATTGAAGCGGACAAGATCAACCCGTCCTACAAGCTCCTCCTCCAGATTGCGGAACGTCTTGAGGTTCCGCTCGACTATTTTCTGACCGAGACAGGGGAGTATCTGGAGCAGGCCACTTCCCATAAGCTTGCCAAAACGTTCATCATGGCAAAAGAATATTCGAATGCCGTGCCGATCTTAGACAATTTACTCGCAACAGGGGCCGGTGATGAACTCGACCTGATGATGGATTTATCGACTTGTTTTATTCATTTGGATAATTTATCTACAGTCAAAGAGCTATTGGAAAAGGCTATGACGATGTCACTAAAAGCGGACGATCATCGCGCACATGTATGGTCGTTGCATCGGCTGGGTCTTGTCTACTATAAGCAACACAACATCTCATTGGCGATGCACTATTGGCAGCGAGCCTATGATTCATTGCTCGAGATGGGAGTAGACGATTCGTTTCTCAAGGCAGAGATCACGACCAACCTCGCAATCACCTACAACCGCTTAGGCCATTACGACCAATCAACCCACCTGTTTCTCAATTCACAAGACCTGTTAAAAAATTCATCCAACCTCTATCACCTAGCTACCAACTACCTTGGTCTAGGTTTGTCACTGTATGGAAAGAAGGAATACCAACAGGCCCAAGAATATTGGCAGGAAGCGGTCACCCTCTTCAAAAGTCTCGACCACATTCACTATTCGATTCAGGTCAAAGAAAACTTCGGCATCTTACGCGGAGAGCTTGGCGACTATGCAGCAGCACTCGAAATTCTCCAAGAGTGTCTCCGACAATATCAAGAGCTCGGCTCGGACAAACAGTTGTCCAACACTCATGCAGAGATCGCCAAAGTGTTGCTTCGCTTGGAACGAGACGAAGAGGCGGCAGAACATGTTGAACACGCTTTTGCACTTTGTGAGCCGAACTCGATGTATCACGCTCAGTGCTATAATGTCCGCTCACTTTTACATGCCTACCGTCAGGAAAACGAAGCGGCGATTGAAGCGGCCTTGCTTGGGGCGGAAGTTTTCCGCACTCTCGATATGGTGCACGATTATCACAAGATGAGACTGCATGTCAGCGACTTATTCAAAAAGTTGGGAGATTATAAATCTTCTACTGAAATTCTGGAAGAAACCCAACAGTATATACAACATTTCTTCAAAGAAAAGGGGATCTTATTATGA
- a CDS encoding alpha/beta fold hydrolase — protein MKRLKIQQDGQIVTVYEQNGAGHRTVVFLHGVGSTGKVWAYQMRGLREAGRMIGIELPGLSGLGELPDTVQELSDLAPFVFRVLDALEVWEAVWVGNSLGGRIALEASLTVPERVQGLVLACSAGVLLPEVHVPNLLELPHSEMDRRLFWQPELFQVLQSDESRAATVRARHLYDQLAARTRAIDLCDRLQEVQAKALVIWGEHDGVIPLPIGAAVAAGIPDAQLLVLERSAHVPQIEQPERVLDAIATFLTELRAE, from the coding sequence ATGAAGCGGTTGAAGATACAGCAAGACGGACAGATCGTTACAGTCTATGAACAAAACGGAGCAGGCCACCGGACGGTAGTGTTTTTACATGGTGTGGGCAGCACGGGGAAAGTGTGGGCGTATCAGATGCGCGGGTTGCGCGAAGCAGGGCGGATGATCGGGATCGAGTTACCAGGACTGTCTGGGTTGGGTGAGCTTCCGGATACGGTACAGGAGCTCAGTGATCTGGCACCGTTTGTATTTCGCGTCCTGGATGCACTAGAGGTGTGGGAGGCGGTGTGGGTCGGGAACTCGCTTGGCGGGCGGATTGCCTTGGAAGCGTCGTTGACCGTACCTGAGCGTGTGCAAGGGCTAGTGCTCGCTTGTAGCGCCGGGGTGCTGCTGCCAGAGGTTCATGTACCCAACCTGCTAGAGCTTCCGCACAGCGAGATGGATCGCAGATTGTTTTGGCAACCTGAGTTGTTTCAAGTCCTTCAGTCGGACGAAAGCCGCGCGGCTACCGTCCGAGCGCGGCACTTGTATGACCAACTTGCCGCCCGCACCCGCGCGATTGACTTGTGTGACCGTCTCCAAGAGGTACAGGCGAAAGCACTGGTCATCTGGGGGGAGCATGACGGGGTGATTCCTCTGCCGATCGGCGCTGCGGTGGCGGCGGGCATTCCGGATGCTCAACTGCTCGTCCTGGAGCGTTCGGCGCATGTCCCGCAGATCGAACAGCCAGAGCGAGTATTGGACGCGATCGCAACTTTTTTGACCGAACTTCGAGCTGAGTGA
- a CDS encoding sensor domain-containing diguanylate cyclase produces MEFLLIGVALYFLFQHPLELTTDFWLVLLIAVPLIALTVLFPVTLPSMLVSLELVFTFYLVLAFDTATTLWINFFGELIASLLLLRGTRKMAILLNPAIKVVCLAAGYAAFSFVAAWMFEGQESTGYAVIKLFTVGASFFLINHLIINLMLFFRTSHFNRKSCFDALRWEALVYLVVLPLAILGLVIEPFTAVWTLVILMVPVAILTYMIRSFNRLQWANRINQTCWEVASTKELSLIYQKTFQMAQEFTDSPNGLLLELQADGSYRGVDRDGKMVELNGHPLLQLTSASGAVQIINDVRKSEFNIQGIEARSMMLIPLAGQSKVFGILCLWKLSTHGFRKAHRDQLRFLASQVSIILDRNHMYEELERAAVTNKLTGLYNYQYFYDQLNHRFLVTKQQEENLCLFIFDIDHFKKYNDIYGHMVGDEVLRQVAKVIRMVMEPFDVLLARYGGEEFVAIGRMGTTAAELLAEAVRQKIESHQFVYQEHTVKNITISGGIAHLQDHDALSPSDLLEKADQALYWGAKEMGRNRIAVYKAEYDHRLFVDHLTGLHTTHYLRRKLRSLCEQEKHFPIFFLLIDIRGMRRINERYGFERGNEVLVDASFVLKRTMRTDDMICRYLDDEFLVIIKGCSRSEIDVVQARIHDAFAAHPFPPSDLTVTCDITLIHMQSREEEPHIFERIDSSRAHYDQTENLG; encoded by the coding sequence ATGGAATTTTTGTTGATCGGGGTAGCCTTGTATTTCCTGTTTCAACATCCGCTTGAGCTGACCACAGATTTTTGGCTGGTGCTGCTGATCGCAGTTCCGCTGATCGCATTGACCGTATTGTTTCCGGTCACGCTACCGTCGATGCTGGTCAGCTTGGAACTTGTGTTTACGTTTTATCTGGTGCTGGCCTTTGATACGGCGACAACTTTGTGGATCAATTTTTTTGGCGAGTTGATCGCCTCACTGTTGCTGTTGCGCGGGACGCGGAAGATGGCCATTTTGCTCAATCCTGCGATCAAGGTGGTCTGCTTAGCTGCTGGCTATGCCGCGTTTTCGTTTGTAGCAGCATGGATGTTCGAGGGGCAGGAGAGCACCGGCTATGCGGTGATAAAGTTGTTTACAGTGGGGGCTTCCTTCTTCTTGATCAATCATCTGATCATCAACTTGATGCTCTTTTTCCGAACGTCGCACTTCAATCGCAAGTCCTGTTTTGATGCGTTGCGTTGGGAGGCACTCGTCTATTTGGTCGTTCTTCCTCTGGCGATATTGGGTCTTGTGATCGAGCCGTTCACTGCAGTTTGGACGCTTGTGATTCTGATGGTGCCGGTAGCAATTTTGACCTACATGATCCGTTCATTCAATCGGTTGCAGTGGGCGAATCGCATCAACCAGACCTGTTGGGAAGTAGCGAGTACCAAAGAATTGTCTTTGATCTATCAAAAGACGTTCCAGATGGCGCAGGAATTTACCGATTCGCCTAATGGATTGCTGTTGGAGTTGCAGGCAGACGGTAGCTATCGCGGAGTGGACCGCGATGGCAAGATGGTGGAACTGAATGGTCATCCGCTCTTGCAGTTGACATCAGCGTCCGGTGCAGTCCAAATCATCAACGATGTTCGCAAAAGTGAATTTAATATTCAGGGTATCGAGGCACGGTCGATGATGTTAATCCCGCTGGCCGGGCAATCGAAAGTGTTTGGCATCCTTTGTTTGTGGAAGCTCAGTACACATGGGTTTCGCAAAGCGCATCGGGACCAACTGCGCTTTTTGGCCAGTCAAGTCTCAATCATTCTTGATCGGAATCATATGTATGAGGAGTTGGAGCGGGCAGCGGTGACGAACAAACTGACCGGGCTTTATAACTACCAATATTTTTACGACCAACTGAACCATCGCTTTCTCGTGACGAAGCAGCAGGAGGAGAATCTGTGTCTGTTTATTTTTGACATCGATCATTTTAAGAAGTACAACGACATCTACGGTCACATGGTAGGTGATGAGGTACTGCGGCAGGTGGCAAAGGTGATCAGAATGGTGATGGAGCCGTTCGATGTTCTGCTGGCCCGCTATGGCGGAGAGGAATTTGTGGCGATCGGTCGGATGGGAACGACCGCGGCAGAGCTACTTGCTGAAGCGGTGCGTCAAAAGATTGAGAGTCACCAATTCGTCTATCAGGAACACACCGTCAAGAACATCACGATCTCAGGCGGTATCGCACATCTGCAGGACCATGATGCGCTCTCTCCTAGCGACTTGCTGGAAAAAGCGGATCAGGCGCTCTATTGGGGGGCCAAAGAGATGGGGCGTAACCGGATTGCTGTGTACAAAGCCGAATATGATCATCGTCTGTTCGTGGATCATTTGACGGGATTGCATACGACCCATTATCTGCGCCGCAAATTGCGCTCGTTGTGTGAGCAGGAGAAACATTTCCCGATCTTCTTTTTGCTTATCGACATTCGTGGGATGCGGCGAATCAATGAGCGCTATGGGTTTGAGCGGGGCAATGAGGTGTTGGTGGATGCTTCGTTTGTCTTGAAGCGGACGATGCGCACCGATGATATGATCTGTCGCTATTTGGACGATGAGTTCCTTGTGATCATCAAAGGGTGCAGCCGTAGTGAGATCGATGTGGTGCAAGCCCGCATTCATGATGCGTTCGCGGCCCATCCCTTTCCCCCTTCAGATCTTACGGTCACCTGTGACATCACGTTGATCCACATGCAGTCTCGTGAGGAGGAACCTCACATTTTTGAACGCATCGACAGCTCACGCGCACATTATGATCAAACGGAAAATTTAGGGTAG
- a CDS encoding peptide ABC transporter substrate-binding protein, translating to MLDLAYLLTLTELKNFLSYCFACRNMLYYQQIQITKLSIYLDKEKSSALFVTGKITKWGFYEMNTKKWVGLGLAVTMLSSVALVGCGDKEEKGGEKGGTTTEAQELNLYMTSEIPSLDPSLATDVIGFTVLGQTNEGLIRLDKDGVAVGGVAEKWNISPDGLTYTFTLRDGAKWSDDSNVTAQDFEYSFKRTLNPETASQYSFMMTWIKGGAEYNGGKGTADDVAVKSIDAKTLEIKLVNPIPFFLEQLAFPLFFPQKQAFVEQQGDKFGAEVDRALYNGPFALTEWVHEQSAVMKKNPKYWDAANVKLDTVNYQIVKDSSALENLYLAGQIDRFSLVRDQVDRYKDTAEYSTQADLSVGYLQFNQKKVKALNNAKIRRALTTTIDGDTWADIIYHNGSIGATGLVPPGTSNGEGGEFRKDNGDLIDRKNSAPKAKELLAEGLKEVGLDKMPTIKLLMDDGDTSKKSGEFIKEQWRTALGVDVEIENVPFKLRLQRSQQGDFDIVFSFWGADYNDPMTFLDMWITDGDFNESGYSNTKYDDLIKKAQAEPDPKKRMGYLYDAEKIIMEDMPIGPIVHRAVARVSRPYVKGWTPRTFGPDYDLKYTWIEGKN from the coding sequence GTGTTAGATTTAGCTTATTTGCTAACTTTAACAGAGCTAAAGAATTTTTTAAGCTATTGCTTTGCTTGTCGAAACATGCTATATTATCAACAAATACAGATAACAAAATTGTCTATCTATTTAGACAAAGAAAAGTCCTCAGCGCTTTTTGTGACTGGGAAGATTACGAAATGGGGGTTTTACGAGATGAACACGAAAAAGTGGGTTGGTCTTGGCCTGGCAGTAACAATGCTGTCTTCCGTAGCTCTTGTTGGTTGCGGTGATAAAGAAGAAAAAGGTGGCGAAAAAGGCGGTACTACTACAGAAGCACAGGAACTCAACCTGTACATGACTTCTGAAATTCCGTCCCTTGACCCGTCCTTGGCAACTGACGTCATCGGTTTCACCGTTCTCGGTCAAACTAACGAAGGTCTTATCCGCCTTGACAAAGATGGCGTAGCTGTCGGTGGCGTTGCTGAAAAGTGGAATATCTCCCCAGATGGGCTGACCTATACTTTCACACTGCGTGACGGCGCAAAGTGGTCTGATGACTCGAACGTAACCGCGCAAGACTTTGAATACTCTTTCAAGCGCACCCTGAACCCGGAAACTGCTTCGCAGTACTCGTTCATGATGACTTGGATCAAAGGCGGCGCTGAATACAACGGTGGCAAAGGTACTGCTGACGATGTAGCGGTAAAATCGATCGACGCAAAGACTCTGGAAATCAAACTTGTGAACCCGATTCCGTTCTTCTTGGAGCAATTGGCGTTCCCGCTGTTCTTCCCGCAAAAACAAGCTTTCGTTGAACAACAAGGCGACAAATTCGGCGCTGAGGTTGACAGAGCTCTGTACAACGGTCCGTTCGCACTGACCGAGTGGGTGCATGAGCAATCTGCAGTCATGAAGAAAAACCCGAAATACTGGGATGCAGCAAACGTAAAACTCGATACCGTTAACTACCAAATCGTAAAAGACTCCTCCGCTCTGGAAAACTTGTACCTGGCTGGTCAAATCGACCGCTTCTCCCTCGTACGTGACCAAGTGGATCGTTATAAAGATACCGCTGAGTACTCCACTCAAGCAGATTTGTCTGTAGGTTACCTGCAATTTAACCAAAAGAAAGTAAAAGCTCTGAACAACGCTAAGATCCGTCGTGCTCTGACCACGACCATCGATGGCGATACTTGGGCAGATATCATCTACCACAACGGTTCCATCGGCGCAACTGGTCTCGTACCGCCGGGAACTTCCAACGGTGAAGGCGGCGAGTTCCGTAAGGACAACGGCGACCTGATCGACCGCAAAAACTCCGCTCCGAAAGCGAAAGAACTGCTGGCAGAAGGTTTGAAAGAAGTTGGTCTGGATAAAATGCCGACCATCAAACTGTTGATGGACGATGGTGATACCTCCAAGAAATCTGGTGAGTTCATCAAGGAACAATGGCGTACAGCTCTGGGCGTCGATGTAGAAATCGAGAACGTTCCGTTCAAACTGCGTCTGCAACGTTCGCAACAAGGCGACTTCGACATCGTATTCTCCTTCTGGGGCGCTGACTACAACGACCCGATGACCTTCCTCGACATGTGGATCACCGATGGTGACTTCAACGAGAGCGGCTACTCCAACACCAAATATGACGATCTGATCAAAAAAGCTCAAGCTGAGCCGGATCCGAAAAAACGTATGGGTTACCTGTACGATGCAGAGAAGATCATCATGGAAGATATGCCGATCGGCCCGATCGTACACCGCGCGGTTGCTCGCGTATCCCGTCCGTACGTCAAGGGCTGGACTCCGCGTACCTTTGGTCCGGACTACGATCTCAAGTACACCTGGATCGAAGGCAAAAACTAA
- a CDS encoding lipocalin/fatty acid-binding family protein, with protein sequence MDWMEQLQASLQESDTVQLSIDGQIWTVKQQAAGYTFTNHFGREEEFDSEADLINALQSWYENPVLVVL encoded by the coding sequence ATGGATTGGATGGAACAACTGCAGGCAAGCCTACAGGAGTCTGATACGGTTCAGCTCAGCATTGATGGACAGATCTGGACGGTGAAACAGCAAGCAGCCGGTTACACCTTCACCAATCACTTTGGCCGTGAGGAAGAATTCGATTCGGAAGCAGACCTGATCAATGCCCTCCAATCGTGGTATGAGAATCCAGTGCTCGTTGTGTTGTAA